A window from Euzebya sp. encodes these proteins:
- a CDS encoding glycosyltransferase family 4 protein — protein MRIAIITESFLPTVNGVANSVARVAEELDRAGHDVLIIAPGRGPSRHGGAAVVRTASVPLPGYQSIPVGMPSAWTAAELEAFAPDVVHAAGPVALGAWGLAAARRIGVPVVAVYQTDFARFARHYRVGAAEGLAWRWLRKIHSTAETTLAPSSAAAWDLRRNGIPRVRIWGRGVDVDRFSPTRRDPALRRRLAPDGRLLVGYVGRLAPEKDVGLLQGLRGLDGTRLVVVGDGPERDRLAGRLRGATFTGHLDGTDLARLFASLDVFVHTGPHETFCQTVQEALASGVPVVAPASGGPLDLVRHGDNGVLFRPGDARALRRAVAGLVADRDSRRDMTARARPGVQDRTWAALTDELVAHYATAVAGHAPEAHPAPVAATA, from the coding sequence ATGCGCATCGCGATCATCACCGAGTCGTTCCTGCCGACCGTCAACGGCGTCGCGAACTCGGTCGCGCGGGTCGCCGAGGAGCTGGATCGCGCCGGCCACGACGTGCTCATCATCGCGCCGGGGAGGGGTCCGTCCCGCCACGGCGGCGCTGCGGTGGTGCGGACCGCGTCGGTGCCGCTGCCGGGGTACCAGTCGATCCCCGTCGGCATGCCGTCCGCGTGGACGGCGGCGGAGCTCGAGGCCTTCGCGCCCGACGTCGTGCACGCCGCCGGGCCGGTCGCGCTCGGTGCATGGGGGCTGGCTGCCGCCCGGCGGATCGGCGTGCCCGTCGTGGCGGTCTACCAGACCGACTTCGCCCGGTTCGCACGGCACTACCGGGTGGGGGCGGCCGAGGGTCTGGCCTGGCGCTGGCTGCGGAAGATCCACTCCACCGCCGAGACCACGCTGGCCCCCTCGAGCGCGGCCGCGTGGGACCTGCGCCGCAACGGGATCCCGCGCGTGCGCATCTGGGGGCGGGGCGTCGACGTCGACCGCTTCTCGCCGACCCGCCGCGACCCGGCCCTGCGCCGCCGGCTGGCGCCCGACGGCCGCCTGCTGGTGGGCTACGTCGGTCGCCTGGCGCCGGAGAAGGACGTCGGGCTGCTGCAGGGCCTCCGCGGTCTCGACGGGACCCGGTTGGTGGTCGTGGGCGACGGCCCGGAGCGCGACCGCCTGGCAGGGCGCCTCCGCGGCGCGACGTTCACCGGTCACCTCGACGGGACCGATCTGGCCCGCCTGTTCGCCTCCCTCGACGTCTTCGTCCACACCGGCCCCCACGAGACGTTCTGCCAGACCGTCCAGGAGGCGCTGGCCAGCGGCGTCCCCGTGGTCGCCCCGGCGTCGGGCGGCCCCCTCGACCTCGTCCGCCACGGCGACAACGGCGTGCTCTTCAGACCGGGGGACGCACGCGCGCTCCGGCGAGCCGTCGCCGGACTGGTGGCCGACCGCGACAGCCGGCGTGACATGACCGCCCGGGCGCGACCGGGGGTGCAGGACCGGACCTGGGCGGCGCTGACCGACGAGCTGGTCGCCCACTACGCGACGGCAGTGGCCGGCCACGCCCCCGAGGCGCACCCGGCCCCCGTCGCGGCGACCGCGTAG
- a CDS encoding glycosyltransferase: MRIVQVANFVSPTSGGIRTTLAHLRQGYATAGHEPVLVVPGARDGAHRSDGATVVTVRAPRIPRSGGYRMIVDLGRVRRLLDDLDPDRVEVSDRFTLRAVGDWAAVRRVPSMVVVHERLDRLASVHLPWILRPAVLARRDNAAVAARFDTVVSPSRWAAEEFTAAGVHDVHVVRWGVDADVFRPDRRSAVLRRRLLGGESVLVVMVCRLSPEKQPGNALAALAALRRRGIDARLVVAGTGQAERGLRRRARDLPVTFLGHLRGREHVAELLASADVAICPGPIETFGLAALESLASGTPVVAAASGAVAELLDEPYGAAAHGYGPAMAAAAVRLLDGGTDARRQARAAAEGHGWDRATQHMLHLHGLADAPHGINPVAPPRP, from the coding sequence GTGCGCATCGTGCAGGTCGCGAACTTCGTCAGCCCCACCTCGGGGGGCATCCGCACCACGCTCGCCCACCTCCGCCAGGGGTACGCGACGGCGGGGCACGAGCCGGTGCTCGTCGTCCCCGGCGCGCGCGACGGCGCGCACAGGTCCGACGGGGCGACCGTCGTCACCGTCCGGGCCCCGCGGATCCCGCGCTCCGGCGGCTACCGGATGATCGTGGACCTGGGGCGGGTCCGGCGGCTCCTCGACGACCTCGACCCCGACCGGGTGGAGGTCAGCGACCGCTTCACGCTCCGCGCGGTCGGGGACTGGGCGGCGGTGCGCCGGGTCCCCTCGATGGTCGTGGTCCACGAGCGCCTCGACCGGCTGGCGTCCGTCCACCTGCCGTGGATCCTCCGCCCGGCCGTCCTCGCCCGCCGTGACAACGCCGCGGTGGCGGCACGGTTCGACACGGTCGTCTCGCCGTCGCGGTGGGCGGCCGAGGAGTTCACCGCAGCGGGCGTCCACGACGTCCACGTGGTCAGGTGGGGCGTGGACGCCGACGTCTTCCGACCTGATCGGCGCAGCGCGGTCCTGCGCCGCCGGCTCCTCGGCGGTGAGTCGGTGCTGGTGGTGATGGTCTGCCGCCTGTCGCCGGAGAAGCAGCCCGGCAACGCCCTCGCCGCACTCGCCGCGCTGCGCCGGCGCGGGATCGACGCGCGCCTGGTGGTCGCGGGGACCGGCCAGGCCGAGCGGGGGCTCCGCCGACGGGCCCGCGACCTGCCGGTCACGTTCCTCGGGCACCTCCGCGGACGCGAGCACGTCGCCGAGCTGCTCGCGTCAGCCGACGTGGCCATCTGCCCCGGACCGATCGAGACCTTCGGGTTGGCTGCACTCGAGTCCCTCGCGTCGGGCACCCCGGTCGTGGCCGCCGCCTCCGGCGCGGTCGCCGAGCTGCTGGACGAGCCGTACGGCGCGGCGGCCCACGGCTACGGCCCCGCGATGGCCGCGGCCGCGGTGCGCCTCCTCGACGGCGGAACCGACGCACGCCGCCAGGCGCGGGCCGCCGCGGAGGGGCACGGCTGGGACCGCGCCACCCAGCACATGCTGCACCTCCACGGCCTGGCCGACGCCCCGCACGGCATCAACCCGGTCGCGCCGCCACGCCCGTAG
- a CDS encoding glycosyltransferase 87 family protein codes for MTPADSSVAPPHRVPWWPVAVAAALLAAGVAVRVGCLGADGLTRAETAWAWCYSDVLALGHARDLAAAPLPYVDVMTEYPPLTALQWLVAGWLSTGPTGFFGVTAALQVAAWLGCVRLVAGEAAELGLAGRHLLVVAAAPPLVLVATTNWDALAVLGLTAGLVASRRGRPVLAGAALGLGALVKVFPLVAVAGLAGLRWDRGEGRAAAQLVGTAAATVLAVQVPVAVLAPEGWDAWLVLNGERPVDWDTAWYGLQVLTGRALTVDVANVLVAVAVVGGWTAIAWVALHRGDEGHGIAGRGIDERGLVLALLAWLLVAGKVHSPQFSLWLLPLLALARVDLRLVAAWALADTAVVLTRFPFLAGQQGVEPALGYEPFGLAVAVRAVLLVAVVAAGIRTPRPAPAPPGTPPATGVAARPG; via the coding sequence GTGACCCCCGCCGACAGCAGCGTCGCGCCCCCTCACCGCGTGCCGTGGTGGCCCGTCGCGGTCGCCGCGGCACTGCTGGCGGCGGGGGTGGCGGTGCGGGTGGGGTGCCTCGGTGCCGACGGGCTCACGCGCGCGGAGACGGCCTGGGCGTGGTGCTACTCCGACGTCCTGGCGCTCGGGCACGCCCGCGACCTCGCCGCCGCGCCGCTGCCCTACGTCGACGTCATGACCGAGTACCCGCCGCTCACGGCCCTCCAGTGGCTGGTGGCCGGGTGGCTGTCGACGGGGCCGACGGGGTTCTTCGGCGTGACCGCGGCGCTGCAGGTCGCGGCCTGGCTCGGGTGCGTGCGGCTCGTGGCCGGGGAGGCGGCCGAGCTCGGGCTGGCCGGCCGCCACCTGCTGGTCGTGGCCGCGGCTCCGCCGCTGGTGCTGGTGGCGACCACCAACTGGGACGCGCTCGCCGTCCTCGGGTTGACCGCCGGGCTCGTGGCGTCCCGTCGCGGCCGACCGGTCCTGGCCGGTGCGGCGCTCGGGCTGGGGGCGCTGGTGAAGGTCTTCCCGCTGGTCGCGGTGGCGGGGTTGGCCGGCCTGCGGTGGGACCGGGGCGAAGGGCGGGCTGCGGCACAGCTGGTCGGCACGGCGGCGGCGACGGTCCTGGCCGTGCAGGTGCCCGTGGCGGTGCTGGCCCCGGAGGGCTGGGACGCCTGGCTGGTGCTGAACGGCGAGCGCCCGGTGGACTGGGACACCGCGTGGTACGGCCTGCAGGTCCTCACCGGCCGGGCGCTGACCGTCGACGTGGCGAACGTGCTGGTCGCCGTCGCCGTCGTCGGCGGCTGGACGGCCATCGCCTGGGTGGCGCTGCACCGCGGAGACGAGGGCCACGGGATCGCTGGTCGCGGGATCGACGAGCGCGGGCTCGTCCTGGCGCTGCTCGCCTGGCTGCTGGTGGCGGGCAAGGTCCACTCGCCCCAGTTCTCCCTGTGGCTGCTCCCGCTGCTCGCCCTGGCACGGGTGGACCTGCGACTGGTGGCGGCGTGGGCGCTGGCGGACACCGCGGTCGTCCTGACCCGCTTCCCCTTCCTCGCCGGCCAGCAGGGCGTGGAACCCGCGCTCGGCTACGAGCCGTTCGGCCTCGCGGTGGCGGTCCGGGCGGTGCTCCTCGTCGCCGTCGTCGCGGCGGGGATCCGCACCCCGCGGCCCGCCCCGGCCCCGCCAGGGACACCGCCGGCTACGGGCGTGGCGGCGCGACCGGGTTGA
- a CDS encoding cytochrome bc complex cytochrome b subunit produces the protein MTPLFSALLDALDDRMRLRGPTRQVANKVFPSNWSFLLGEVATIAFVVLVATGIFLTLFYRASTEATVYAGQNEFFAGTALPAAFESIVRLSEDVPGGLFVRRVHRAASHLFIAAIVLHMLRILMTGAFRKPRELNYHIGIGLLTLALGEGFLGYSLPYDSLAGTGLRVAYSIVLSIPYVGEDIAFWVFGGEFPTGDVIPRFHALHVFVLPLLLAGLIAVHVAILVRQKHTQMPNDEVDGHTYIVGKPLWPSQFAESGTLLLWVGGLLAASATLIPWSDVELLGPYVAGEVGNSAQPDWFMFWTEGLLRAIPPVEFGVLGATINTVFIGGVLIPGLLFGALIAYPFIERRFYGLEGEWHVLTNPLDIPLRAAMIMGTFTFVLLTSANATNDVLSRMTGITIEDMVFLFRAAILVVPPLLAGLLYVWCRRRLERAGARVATNELEAQSRFEPSAMSTS, from the coding sequence ATGACCCCCCTCTTCAGCGCCCTCCTCGACGCCCTCGACGACCGCATGCGCCTGCGCGGGCCCACCCGCCAGGTCGCGAACAAGGTGTTCCCGTCGAACTGGTCGTTCCTGCTCGGCGAGGTCGCCACGATCGCGTTCGTCGTCCTGGTCGCGACCGGCATCTTCCTGACCCTCTTCTACCGGGCTTCGACGGAGGCGACGGTCTACGCGGGCCAGAACGAGTTCTTCGCCGGCACGGCCCTCCCGGCGGCCTTCGAGTCGATCGTCCGCCTGAGCGAGGACGTGCCGGGGGGCCTGTTCGTCCGCCGGGTGCACCGGGCCGCCAGCCACCTGTTCATCGCCGCCATCGTCCTGCACATGCTGCGGATCCTCATGACCGGGGCGTTCCGGAAGCCGCGGGAGCTGAACTACCACATCGGCATCGGGCTCCTCACCCTCGCCCTCGGGGAGGGGTTCCTCGGCTACTCCCTGCCCTATGACTCCCTCGCCGGCACGGGTCTGCGGGTCGCCTACTCGATCGTCCTGTCGATCCCGTACGTCGGGGAGGACATCGCGTTCTGGGTCTTCGGCGGCGAGTTCCCCACGGGCGACGTCATCCCGCGCTTCCACGCCCTCCACGTCTTCGTCCTGCCGCTGCTGCTGGCCGGGCTGATCGCCGTGCACGTCGCGATCCTGGTCCGCCAGAAGCACACCCAGATGCCGAACGACGAGGTCGACGGGCACACCTACATCGTCGGCAAGCCGCTGTGGCCGAGCCAGTTCGCCGAGTCCGGCACCCTGCTGCTGTGGGTCGGCGGGCTGCTGGCCGCGTCGGCGACGTTGATCCCCTGGAGCGACGTCGAGCTGCTCGGTCCGTACGTGGCGGGGGAGGTGGGCAACTCCGCCCAGCCCGACTGGTTCATGTTCTGGACCGAGGGGCTGCTCAGAGCCATCCCGCCGGTCGAGTTCGGCGTGCTCGGCGCGACGATCAACACCGTGTTCATCGGTGGCGTGCTGATCCCGGGGCTGCTGTTCGGCGCGCTGATCGCCTACCCGTTCATCGAGCGCCGGTTCTACGGCCTCGAGGGCGAGTGGCACGTCCTGACCAACCCGCTCGACATCCCGCTGCGGGCCGCGATGATCATGGGCACGTTCACGTTCGTGCTGCTGACGTCCGCGAACGCGACCAACGACGTGCTGAGCCGGATGACCGGGATCACGATCGAGGACATGGTCTTCCTCTTCCGGGCGGCCATCCTCGTCGTGCCGCCGCTGCTGGCCGGCCTGCTCTACGTCTGGTGCCGACGCCGCCTCGAGCGTGCGGGTGCGCGGGTCGCGACGAACGAGCTCGAGGCGCAGAGCCGCTTCGAGCCGTCGGCGATGAGCACCAGCTGA
- a CDS encoding ubiquinol-cytochrome c reductase iron-sulfur subunit, with the protein MSTDPQGVGGEDDDLIVLARTTPDPSTANDTLVMGTAIAGAAFGVAFAVSLVIGLSISWYGSFLALAFFSLGLSIRRYFFDRFPEVEAAELRTHPDADADRPLSAVAPLARRPLLTRVLIACAGVFGVSLLALVPSLGPQVGDTFRSTPWRRGVRLKTTDDEVIRPEDVAVGGIVTAWPDGEIGFERAAVLVMRLSAEPVEPTNPEWVVGESLVAYSKICTHAGCPVALFRERDNSLFCPCHQSTFDVRAGAQPTFGPAARALPQLPLGVDDEGALIALGDFEAHVGPTIG; encoded by the coding sequence GTGAGCACCGATCCGCAGGGCGTCGGCGGTGAGGACGACGACCTGATCGTCCTGGCCCGCACGACCCCCGACCCGAGCACGGCCAACGACACGCTGGTCATGGGCACCGCGATCGCGGGGGCCGCCTTCGGCGTGGCGTTCGCGGTGTCGCTGGTCATCGGGCTGTCGATCTCGTGGTACGGCTCGTTCCTCGCGCTCGCGTTCTTCAGCCTGGGCCTGTCGATCCGCCGCTACTTCTTCGACCGCTTCCCCGAGGTGGAGGCGGCGGAGCTGCGCACCCACCCCGACGCCGACGCGGACCGGCCGCTCAGCGCGGTCGCGCCGCTGGCCCGACGCCCCCTCCTCACCCGGGTCCTCATCGCCTGCGCCGGCGTGTTCGGCGTCAGCCTCCTCGCGCTCGTCCCGTCCCTCGGCCCGCAGGTGGGCGACACGTTCCGCTCCACGCCGTGGCGCCGCGGCGTGCGGCTGAAGACGACCGACGACGAGGTGATCCGCCCGGAGGACGTCGCCGTCGGCGGGATCGTCACCGCCTGGCCGGACGGGGAGATCGGGTTCGAGCGAGCGGCCGTCCTGGTGATGCGGCTCTCGGCCGAACCGGTCGAGCCCACCAACCCGGAGTGGGTCGTCGGTGAGTCGCTGGTGGCCTACTCGAAGATCTGCACCCACGCGGGCTGCCCCGTCGCGCTGTTCCGCGAGCGCGACAACTCCCTGTTCTGCCCCTGCCACCAGTCCACCTTCGACGTCCGCGCCGGCGCGCAGCCGACGTTCGGCCCCGCCGCCCGCGCGCTGCCGCAGCTGCCGCTCGGCGTCGACGACGAGGGCGCGCTGATCGCCCTCGGCGACTTCGAGGCCCACGTGGGCCCCACGATCGGGTGA
- a CDS encoding c-type cytochrome produces the protein MDTVHPSSLERARPYIAWSVLLGIAVAVAVIALPASGAEDGEEELENPVAFAETSYANVCAECHGGDGLGGTVPGTDSEAPALTDDSAAYLDLVLRTGRMPPPGDPFDNRAREVYYTDVEREAMVAWMVDAFDLPSDIPEVGEGDVSAGLETFALNCAHCHGNAGAGGVAGQRAWTPEVTHLDPVAIAEAIRVGPFEMPAFGDDQLSDTDVDDIVAYLEAVDDEPGTILGLVELNPVFASGFVGVVALALMGALLFIGGRPQPFERVPEEEIGAQIDRPEGQTPMPGDPAYERAVGDVDRDHEPVPYTDEGKSDRGTSDAPQAVTADELDRDEQEGPQA, from the coding sequence ATGGACACGGTGCACCCCTCCTCCCTCGAACGCGCGCGCCCGTACATCGCCTGGTCGGTCCTGCTGGGCATCGCCGTGGCCGTGGCCGTCATCGCGCTGCCGGCGTCCGGCGCGGAGGACGGCGAGGAGGAGCTCGAGAACCCCGTGGCGTTCGCCGAGACCAGCTACGCGAACGTGTGCGCCGAGTGCCACGGCGGCGACGGCCTCGGCGGGACGGTCCCCGGCACCGACTCCGAGGCGCCCGCGCTGACCGACGACAGCGCCGCCTACCTCGACCTGGTGCTGCGGACCGGCCGGATGCCCCCGCCGGGCGACCCCTTCGACAACCGCGCCCGCGAGGTCTACTACACCGACGTCGAGCGCGAGGCGATGGTCGCCTGGATGGTCGACGCGTTCGACCTGCCGTCGGACATCCCCGAGGTGGGGGAGGGCGACGTGTCGGCGGGGCTCGAGACGTTCGCGCTCAACTGCGCGCACTGCCACGGCAACGCGGGCGCCGGCGGGGTCGCCGGCCAGCGCGCGTGGACGCCGGAGGTCACCCACCTCGACCCCGTCGCCATCGCCGAGGCCATCCGCGTCGGTCCCTTCGAGATGCCGGCGTTCGGCGACGACCAGCTCTCCGACACCGACGTCGACGACATCGTCGCCTACCTCGAGGCGGTCGACGACGAGCCGGGCACGATCCTCGGCCTGGTGGAGCTGAACCCGGTGTTCGCGTCGGGCTTCGTGGGCGTCGTGGCCCTGGCCCTGATGGGCGCCCTCTTGTTCATCGGCGGCCGCCCCCAGCCCTTCGAGCGGGTCCCGGAGGAGGAGATCGGCGCGCAGATCGACCGTCCCGAGGGGCAGACCCCCATGCCGGGCGACCCCGCGTACGAGCGCGCGGTCGGCGACGTCGACCGGGACCACGAGCCCGTGCCGTACACCGACGAGGGCAAGAGCGACCGGGGCACCTCAGATGCCCCCCAGGCGGTCACCGCGGACGAGCTCGACCGAGACGAGCAGGAGGGCCCCCAGGCGTGA
- a CDS encoding GNAT family N-acetyltransferase: MAFTIRHAEDGELDIVASLIVDAYAEYAASMAPDAWSMFAQDIANVYGRLSDGEIIVADRDGAIVGTMTLFRDWRGAQEGTLALRMVAVPPAERGSGVGSALMDWAVTQARESGKTRVVLTVMQVMESMREIADRMGFERAPALDHEPAPGVRAEGYSLDLTAED; encoded by the coding sequence ATGGCATTCACCATCCGCCACGCCGAGGACGGCGAGCTCGACATCGTCGCGTCGCTGATCGTCGATGCCTACGCCGAGTACGCCGCGTCGATGGCGCCTGATGCCTGGTCGATGTTCGCACAGGACATCGCCAACGTGTACGGGCGGTTGAGCGACGGCGAGATCATCGTCGCCGACCGCGACGGCGCGATCGTCGGGACGATGACGCTGTTCAGGGACTGGCGGGGCGCCCAGGAGGGGACCCTCGCCCTGCGCATGGTGGCCGTGCCACCGGCCGAGCGGGGCTCCGGCGTCGGCAGCGCGCTGATGGACTGGGCGGTCACCCAGGCCCGGGAGTCCGGGAAGACCCGCGTGGTGCTGACCGTGATGCAGGTGATGGAGTCCATGCGCGAGATCGCCGACCGCATGGGCTTCGAGCGGGCTCCCGCGCTGGACCACGAGCCCGCACCGGGCGTGCGTGCCGAGGGCTACAGCCTGGACCTCACCGCCGAGGACTGA